A DNA window from Aspergillus nidulans FGSC A4 chromosome I contains the following coding sequences:
- a CDS encoding U2 snRNP complex subunit HSH49 (transcript_id=CADANIAT00007269): protein MSGARHWEQDKEATVYIGNLDERVSDSLVWELMLQAGRIVNVHLPKDRVTQSHQGYGFVEFNSEEDAEYASRIMNGIRLYGKPIRVNKASADKQKSVEIGAELFVGNLDPMVTEQVLYDTFSRFGNLVNLPKVARDDSNLSKGYGFVSFADFESSDAAIANMNGQYLMNKQVSVQYAYKKDGKGERHGDQAERMLAAQARKHNVQVPTQALPPQFTAPAAPAMPADMSRPMSTGPADQGMGRVPMLPPQLVGFSPNVATQQSLARPGLPSVTAATPPPGLPARPPPSQAGYGGPQVFLPPGLNNSGQQPQYTPQAAPPPGFAPPGFGTPSGSSGPPPPMPPGFQQPGYGRGR, encoded by the exons ATGTCAGGCGCAAGGCATTG GGAGCAGGACAAAGAGGCTACCGTATACATTGGAAACCTTGATGAACGGGTCTCCGATAGCCTGGTATGGGAGCTCATGCTACAGGCAGGGCGCATCGTTAACGTTCACCTGCCGAAAGATCGCGTCACACAGTCACACCAAGGATATGGATTCGTCGAGTTTAAtagcgaggaggatgcggaATACGCATCCAGGATAATGAATGGAATACGTCTATATGGGAAGCCGATCCGCGTCAATAAGGCTTCTGCTGATAAACAAAAGTCGGTGGAAATTGGGGCAGAGCTTTTTGTTGGCAACCTTGATCCCATGGTTACGGAGCAAGTTCTATATGATACATTCAGCCGGTTTGGTAACCTAGTCAATCTGCCAAAG GTCGCGAGAGATGACAGCAATCTATCAAAAGGATATGGCTTTGTGTCATTTGCCGACTTCGAGTCTTCAGATGCTGCCATAGCTAACATGAACGGCCAGTATCTCATGAACAAACAGGTTTCTGTACAGTATGCCTATAAAAAGGACGGAAAGGGTGAGAGGCATGGTGACCAAGCAGAACGGATGTTAGCTGCGCAGGCTCGTAAACACAACGTGCAAGTGCCGActcaagctcttccaccGCAATTCACAGCTCCAGCCGCTCCTGCTATGCCCGCCGATATGTCACGGCCAATGAGCACAGGTCCAGCCGATCAAGGGATGGGAAGAGTTCCAATGCTGCCACCGCAACTTGTTGGCTTCTCACCGAATGTAGCTACTCAGCAGTCACTAGCGAGACCTGGCCTTCCTTCCGTTACAGCAGCCACCCCCCCTCCGGGTCTCCCAGCACGGCCTCCACCTTCGCAAGCCGGGTACGGAGGGCCTCAAGTGTTCCTACCCCCAGGCCTCAACAACTCTGGCCAGCAGCCACAATATACCCCCCAGGCCGCGCCGCCTCCAGGATTTGCGCCCCCAGGATTTGGAACACCTTCAGGAAGCTCTGGTCCGCCACCACCAATGCCTCCTGGGTTTCAGCAGCCAGGGTATGGTAGGGGACGTTGA
- a CDS encoding mitochondrial import receptor subunit TOM7 (transcript_id=CADANIAT00007270), with amino-acid sequence MVQFSEETKERISKVIDVSRVAVHYGYLPLILYLGYTYSDPRPSLFKLFSPLA; translated from the exons ATGGTTCAGTTTTCCGAGGAAACGAAG GAACGCATCTCCAAGGTTATCGATGTTTCCAGGGTCGCTGTTCACTA TGGATACCTGCCTTTGATCCTTTATCTTG GATACACCTACAGCGACCCCAGGCCATCCCTCTTCAA GCTTTTCTCGCCGCTTGCGTAA
- a CDS encoding uncharacterized protein (transcript_id=CADANIAT00007264), with protein MASGQTSELQSVIALVKTLTNAQLKDILRDEGLAVSGLKAALQVRIINALEGHFQAGRLGRYDSLRKFIYATAHRSMPPSPSIPPPVPGNYYQQIPTTHSVQSHHRQSPLGMPVASHGSVPGPLIFKDSPFYRIIRQLTPTIECKAREHTRDSVELKIHLDADVASRLLAEPKLRVMIFCAADSGLNQFTKSDIAFPHQVELKANLDEVKANLRGLKNKPGTTRPADITNYIRKKAGYTNHVVMTYALTQKRFFIVANLVECTAIEELVDKLKRRKTITREQVLQEMKSKAEDADIVATSTVMSLKCPLSTRRIEVPCRSVLCTHNQCFDASSFLQLQEQAPTWSCPVCAKATSYESLNVDQYVDDILRSTPLDVEQVIIEPNGQWSTPKDEAVATGPGTFTPATDDDELVEIREPGVTPVKQENLSSLDLWRQTPATSREQSSAWSSSKRPAPVIDLTGSDDDDDSPIRPPKRQAVHLHRPLPKQDPRSSYTGGYPLPTFGSE; from the exons GAGGGACACTTCCAAGCTGGGCGCCTTGGGCGTTATGACAGTCTCAGGAAATTTATTTATGCCACTGCACATCGGTCAATGCCTCCGTCGCCCTCAATACCGCCACCAGTGCCAGGCAACTATTATCAACAAATTCCAACCACTCATTCAGTACAATCACACCACAGACAGTCACCCCTAGGAATGCCCGTAGCCTCGCATGGGTCCGTACCTG GGCCGCTCATATTCAAGGACAGTCCGTTTTATAGGATAATACGTCAGCTCACACCTACTATAGAATGCAAAG CACGTGAACATACTAGAGATAGCGTAGAGCTGAAGATTCACCTCGACGCGGATGTGGCATCCAGGCTACTTGCAGAACCAAAGCTACGCGTCATGATATTCTGCGCCGCGGATTCTGGACTCAATCAGTTCACCAAGTCTGATATTGCGTTTCCTCATCAAGTCGAACTCAAGGCAAATCTAGATGAGGTGAAGGCTAATCTTAGGGGTCTCAAGAATAAACCCGGTActacaagaccagcagatATCACAAATTATATTCGAAAAAAAGCTGGTTATACAAATCACGTTGTGATGACGTACGCTCTAACCCAGAAA AGGTTCTTCATTGTAGCCAATCTGGTTGAGTGTACGGCTATCGAAGAACTTGTGGATAAACTGAAACGGAGGAAAACAATTACGAGGGAGCAGGTGCTCCAAGAAA TGAAAAGCAAAGCCGAAGATGCAGATATCGTTGCTACGTCGACCGTGATGTCGCTAAAGTGTCCGCTCTCGACTCGACGAATAGAGGTGCCATGTCGCTCTGTGTTATGCACGCATAATCAGTGCTTTGACGCATCGTCGTTTCTCCAACTGCAAGAACAAGCACCAACATGGTCTTGTCCGGTTTGCGCAAAGGCAACGAGCTATGAGTCCCTAAATGTTGACCA ATACGTGGACGATATACTCCGCTCAACGCCGCTCGACGTTGAGCAGGTAATTATAGAACCTAACGGGCAATGGTCAACCCCCAAGGATGAGGCGGTAGCGACTGGACCAGGCACCTTTACACCTGCAACCGACGACGACGAATTGGTTGAGATTAGAGAACCTGGAGTTACACCTGTAAAACAAGAGAACCTATCTTCGCTGGATTTGTGGCGGCAGACACCAGCTACCTCGCGAGAGCAGTCCTCAGCGTGGTCGAGCAGCAAACGACCAGCGCCTGTCATTGACCTTACGGGTagtgacgacgatgacgactCCCCAATAAGGCCACCGAAAAGACAGGCAGTTCATTTGCATCGGCCATTGCCCAAACAGGATCCCCGCAGCTCATACACGGGCGGGTATCCTCTTCCGACCTTTGGCTCAGAATAA
- a CDS encoding putative mitochondrial folate carrier protein Flx1 (transcript_id=CADANIAT00007271), whose product MFGNDGLSSSVVETIAGFTAGTATTLCLHPLDLIKTRLQVDRTSSSRVGVSLRVIREIFHKEGGLIAFYRGLTPNLIGNSSSWALYFLFYDNVKEILGSWRSRSNSNGSQQRREPLEASDYFIASGSAGIITSILTNPIWVIKTRMLATGSMSPGAYTSFTAGAMQILRSEGVPGFYRGLVPSLFGVSHGALQFMAYEKLKFHRANAHSGGLQRKELSNMDFFIISSVSKIFAGSITYPYQVLRSRLQTYDAYLAYRGLQDAIVKIWATEGLGGFYKGLGPNLFRVLPSTWVTFLMYENTRAYLSKVMSNA is encoded by the exons ATGTTTGGCAATGATGGCTTGTCGTCATCCGTGGTGGAAACCATAGCGGGATTCACGGCAGGCACAGCAACAACACTTTGTCTGCACCCGCTGGATTTGATAAAGACTCGACTGCAAG TCGACCGAACCTCATCGTCTCGAGTCGGCGTTTCTCTCCGAGTCATCCGCGAAATCTTCCACAAAGAGGGCGGACTCATCGCATTTTACCGCGGTCTAACGCCCAACCTCATCggcaactcctccagctgggCGCTCTACTTTCTATTCTACGACAATGTGAAGGAGATTCTAGGGAGTTGGCGATCGCGCTCCAATTCAAATGGCTCGCAGCAGCGCCGGGAGCCGCTGGAAGCATCCGATTATTTTATCGCCTCCGGGTCTGCAG GAATTATAACTTCCATCCTAACCAACCCTATCTGGGTCATCAAAACCCGCATGCTCGCCACCGGCTCCATGTCGCCCGGCGCGTATACCTCCTTCACAGCAGGCGCAATGCAGATACTTCGCTCAGAGGGAGTTCCTGGCTTCTACCGCGGACTGGTTCCGTCACTCTTCGGCGTCAGTCACGGCGCACTGCAGTTCATGGCTTATGAGAAACTAAAATTTCATCGAGCGAACGCACATTCCGGGGGTCTGCAAAGAAAAGAGCTCAGCAATatggatttcttcatcatttCAAGCGTCTCAAAAATTTTTGCCGGCTCAATAACGTACCCGTATCAGGTGCTCCGGTCGCGGCTACAGACGTATGATGCTTATCTCGCATACCGGGGACTTCAGGACGCAATTGTAAAGATCTGGGCTACAGAGGGCTTGGGAGGGTTTTATAAGGGTCTCGGGCCAAACTTGTTTCGTGTTTTGCCAAGCACCTGGGTCACTTTCTTGATGTATGAGAATACCAGGGCATATCTATCGAAGGTGATGTCGAACGCTTGA
- the rcoA gene encoding protein rcoA (transcript_id=CADANIAT00007274), whose amino-acid sequence MRSIDQPLLTRLPSSGRAQTSQLPLTMYNAHRGMVPAPNSRLNELLDQLRQEFENQSRSTGEFEHQLTGQLQEMEMIRQKVYQLEQAQLKMKQDYEAEIRMLRHELESRGVQPVASHVAVPAQHGGPSQAPPPALGHGPSNLFGGIMANQGGSGPGYQPGAAVNGYGPPPPPTASPGPGKRPRAPPGPATPQQAHQLAYPESRVSPQLARPTPPNQPVVRDRPGNMLANWNPEDLPPSQKKEGVDWYAVFNPEVQRVLDVELVHHLVHDSVVCCVRFSRDGKYLATGCNRSAQIFDVTLGQNVAVLQDESVDKSGDLYIRSVCFSPDGKYLATGAEDKQIRVWDIATRTIKHIFSGHEQDIYSLDFAGNGRYIASGSGDKTVRLWDIAEGKLVYTLSIEDGVTTVAMSPDGLYVAAGSLDKTVRVWDTTTGYLVERLENPDGHKDSVYSVAFAPNGKELVSGSLDKTIKLWELNLPRQQYNSAGKGGKCHRTFEGHKDFVLSVCLTPDGHWVMSGSKDRGVQFWDPITGNAQMMLQGHKNSVISVAPSPTGNLFATGSGDMRARIWRYSAYTGR is encoded by the exons ATGCGCAGCATTGACCAACCTCTGCTAACACGTCTTCCTTCGTCTGGTCGGGCGCAGACCTCACAACTGCCTTTAACCATGTATAACGCACATCGCGGGATGGTTCCAGCTCCCAATTCTCGTCTGAATGAATTGCTGGATCAGTTGCGCCAGGAATTCGAAAATCAGTCGAGGAGCACTGGCGAGTTCGAGCACCAGC TAACCGGACAGCTCCAGGAAATGGAGATGATTCGCCAGAAGGTTTACCAGCTTGAGCAGGCGCagttgaagatgaaacaagA TTATGAAGCAGAAATCCGCATGTTGCGACACGAGCTTGAATCGCGCGGCGTTCAACCCGTTGCTTCTCATGTAGCCGTCCCTGCGCAGCACGGCGGCCCCTCTCAGGCGCCTCCGCCTGCACTGGGCCATGGACCCAGCAATCTGTTTGGTGGTATCATGGCCAACCAAGGAGGTAGTGGCCCTG GATATCAGCCTGGCGCTGCTGTGAACG GCTACGGtcctcctccacccccaACGGCCTCCCCCGGACCTGGGAAACGCCCCCGTGCACCTCCCGGCCCTGCCACTCCACAGCAGGCCCATCAGCTAGCTTATCCGGAGTCTCGCGTGTCGCCACAGCTTGCCCGGCCGACGCCCCCGAATCAACCAGTCGTCCGTGACCGCCCGGGGAATATGCTCGCAAACTGGAATCCCGAGGATCTTCCTCCCtcgcagaagaaagaaggcgTCGATTGGTATGCTGTCTTCAATCCTGAAGTGCAACGAGTTCTTGACGTGGAGCTTGTTCATCACCTGGTTCACGACAGCGTTGTGTGCTGTGTGCGTTTCAGCCGCGACGGAAAGTACCTCGCGACCGGCTGTAACCGTTCCGCTCAGATATTCGACGTAACTCTTGGTCAGAATGTCGCTGTCCTACAGGATGAGAGCGTCGATAAGAGCGGGGATCTCTACATTCGCAGCGTCTGCTTCAGTCCCGACGGGAAGTACCTAGCCACTGGCGCGGAGGATAAGCAGATTCGG GTTTGGGATATTGCTACACGTACCATCAAACACATCTTTAGTGGCCATGAGCAGGATATCTATTCTCTGGACTTTGCCGGTAACGGTCGGTACATTGCCTCCGGTAGCGGAGACAAGACTGTGCGTCTCTGGGATATCGCTGAAGGCAAGCTTGTCTACACCCTCAGCATCGAGGACGGCGTCACCACAGTGGCCATGTCACCGGACGGCCTTTATGTTGCCGCTGGTTCTCTGGACAAGACTGTACGAGTCTGGGATACCACTACTGGCTACCTTGTCGAACGTCTCGAGAACCCCGACGGCCACAAGGACAGCGTATACTCCGTCGCATTCGCGCCAAACGGAAAGGAACTTGTCAGCGGCAGCTTGGACAAGACCATCAAACTCTGGGAACTGAACCTGCCCCGTCAACAGTACAACAGTGCTGGCAAAGGCGGCAAGTGCCACAGGACTTTTGAGGGCCACAAG GACTTTGTGCTTAGTGTCTGTTTGACTCCTGATGGTCACTGGGTCATGAGTGGTTCAAAAGATAGGGGTGTTCAATTCTGGGATCCCATCACTGGAAATGCTCAGATGATGCTACAGGGGCACAAGAACTCTG TTATCTCAGTTGCACCCAGTCCCACTGGCAACCTGTTTGCCACTGGCAGTGGTGACATGCGTGCAAGAATCTGGAG ATACTCCGCGTACACTGGACGGTAA
- a CDS encoding uncharacterized protein (transcript_id=CADANIAT00007273) has product MQFSKYIGSVFTYAGVRSGTMQPPQIITPNNRVLPAKDLRPQVILAYRQSPCIIGGRLHENLIHHDCVNPASARGKNERITLANDNTHIILPAVILTICYKLKNAQSKSQHS; this is encoded by the exons ATGCAGTTTTCCAAGTACATAGGTAGCGTGTTTACTTACGCAGGCGTCAG ATCCGGGACAATGCAGCCGCCCCAAATCATTACACCAAATAACCGCGTTCTGCCCGCAAAGGATCTTCGCCCGCAAGTCATTCTGGCTTACAGACAATCACCTTGTATCATTGGCGGCAGGCTTCACGAGAATTTGATTCACCATGACTGCGTTAACCCTGCAAGTGCGCGCGGCAAGAAT GAAAGGATCACATTGGCCAATGACAACACCCACATAATCTTACCTG CCGTCATCCTAACCATTTGCTACAAA CTAAAGAACGCCCAGTCCAAATCCCAACATTCATAG
- a CDS encoding C2H2-type zinc finger protein (transcript_id=CADANIAT00007272), producing METAEPVSYEFPGHAVGAVASRRMLGSNINHNFSFYTNPTASFPLPYHQPPSATYSFSHPLNTHHHHQHHQPQPQHPQHHNHHHQHPGYQHFFVPNHSLNAQSARLASEPPLAQPIPDIRPARNAVNRVSGDSVAKVEQRAAPQSSSVAAAPGNGVSAHEKNPNASEVEFSTEVDVLMKAIQAKEASQPAALQSLPPLQQLTHGGGNGFAQGYMSAVVNHRGAVIADESQSRSAKKRKYTCTLPHCGKSFAQKTHLDIHMRAHTGDKPFVCKEPTCGQRFSQLGNLKTHQRRHTGEKPFTCDVCQKRFAQRGNVRAHKITHLKTKPFTCLLEGCGKQFTQLGNLKSHQNKFHTQTLQALTKKFSAMIDGEHMSPQDRKLWEYFAGLYKNSNKGIKGRGKDRRISPSSKTNVSADGSRRPGADDQARRGSYEDSVYTGASSSDEDNEDPYFIEKRGDE from the exons ATGGAGACCGCAGAGCCTGTATCGTACGAGTTCCCCGGCCATGCCGTTGGTGCTGTTGCTTCCCGTCGCATGCTGGGGTCCAACATCAACCATAACTTCTCCTTTTACACCAACCCTACAGCATCGTTTCCATTGCCGTACCACCAACCACCTTCGGCGACATACAGCTTCAGCCATCCTCTCAATActcatcaccaccatcaacaccaccaaccacaaccacaacACCCCCAACATCACAatcaccatcaccagcatccagGATACCAGCATTTTTTCGTTCCCAATCACTCGCTCAACGCGCAGTCTGCGCGCCTCGCCTCAGAGCCTCCATTAGCCCAGCCGATCCCGGACATCCGACCTGCCAGAAACGCTGTCAACAGGGTGTCCGGAGATTCCGTGGCTAAAGTCGAGCAGAGAGCTGCACCTCAATCCAGCTCGGTCGCCGCAGCTCCTGGTAACGGAGTATCTGCTCATGAGAAGAACCCAAATGCGAGCGAAGTTGAGTTCTCAACAGAGGTGGATGTGTTGATGAAAGCGATTCAAGCCAAGGAAGCCTCGCAGCCGGCAGCATTGCAGTCGCTACCGCCGTTGCAGCAGTTGACCcatggaggaggaaatggcTTCGCCCAGGGTTACATGTCAGCAGTTGTAAATCATCGAGGGGCTGTTATTGCCGATGAGTCTCAATCCcgctcggcgaagaagcgcaagtaCACTTGTACTCTGCCGCACTGCGGAAAGAGTTTCGCTCAGAAGACCCATCTGGATATACACATGAGAGCCCATACTGGGGATAAGCCGTTT GTCTGCAAAGAACCTACTTGCGGCCAGCGATTCTCGCAGCTGGGTAACCTTAAG ACCCATCAGAGACGCCACACCGGAGAGAAACCTTTCACCTGCGACGTATGTCAAAAACGCTTTGCCCAGCGAGGCAACGTCCGCGCCCACAAAATCACCCACCTAAAAACAAAGCCATTCACGTGCCTTCTCGAGGGCTGCGGCAAACAGTTCACGCAGCTTGGAAACCTCAAG TCGCATCAAAACAAATTCCATACACAGACGCTCCAGGCCCTAACCAAGAAGTTCTCCGCTATGATTGATGGCGAACACATGAGCCCTCAAGACCGGAAACTGTGGGAATATTTTGCAGGACTATACAAGAATAGTAACAAGGGCATCAAGGGGCGTGGGAAGGACCGCAGAATCTCTCCGTCCTCCAAGACGAACGTTAGTGCTGATGGAAGCCGGCGTCCCGGTGCTGATGATCAAGCCCGTCGTGGGAGCTACGAAGATTCCGTATACACAGGCGCATCCAGCAGCGATGAGGATAACGAGGACCCATACTTCATTGAGAAGCGCGGTGACGAGTAA
- a CDS encoding malate dehydrogenase mdhC (transcript_id=CADANIAT00007266): MVKAAVLGASGGIGQPLSLLLKASPFIDELALYDVVNTPGVAADLSHISSVAKISGYLPKEDGLKNALTGTDIVVIPAGIPRKPGMTRDDLFKINAGIVRDLVKGIAEYSPKAFILIISNPVNSTVPIAAEILKAAGVFDPARLFGVTTLDVVRAETFTQEFSGQKDPSAVTVPVVGGHSGETIVPLFSKVSPAFQIPADKYDALVNRVQFGGDEVVKAKDGAGSATLSMAFAGFRFAESVIKASKGQSGIVEPSYVYLPGVPGGADIAKATGVNFFSTPVELGPNGVQKAINILDGITDAEKKLLDTAIKGLKGNIDKGVEFAQSPPPK, from the exons ATGGTCAAGGCTG CTGTTCTTGGGGCCTCCGGAGGCATTGGTCAG CCTCTATCCCTTTTGCTCAAGGCATCCCCCTTTATTGACGAGCTCGCCCTTTACGATGTTGTCAACACCCCCGGTGTTGCCGCTGACCTCTCCCACatttcttctgttgct AAAATCTCAGGTTACCTGCCCAAGGAAGATGGCCTGAAAAACGCCTTGACTGGCACTGACATTGTCGTTATCCCAGCTGGAATTCCTC GTAAGCCTGGTATGACTCGTGATGACCTTTTCAAGATCAACGCTGGCATTGTCCGTGACCTTGTCAAGGGCATTGCCGAATACAGCCCCAAGGCTTTCATCTTGATCATTTCAAACCCCGTCAACTCCACCGTACCCATTGCTGCCGAAATCCTCAAAGCCGCTGGCGTCTTTGACCCGGCGCGTCTCTTTGGCGTTACAACTTTAGATGTTGTCCGCGCAGAAACCTTCACCCAGGAGTTCTCCGGCCAGAAGGACCCATCCGCAGTGACTGTCCCTGTTGTTGGTGGTCACTCCGGCGAAACTATTGTCCCCCTCTTCAGCAAGGTTTCTCCTGCCTTCCAGATTCCGGCAGACAAATACGATGCGCTTGTCAACC GCGTCCAGTTCGGTGGCGACGAGGTCGTCAAAGCCAAGGACGGCGCCGGCTCTGCCACCCTTTCCATGGctttcgctggcttcag GTTTGCAGAGAGCGTGATCAAAGCCTCCAAGGGCCAGTCTGGCATTGTCGAGCCAAGCTACGTCTACCTACCAGGTGTGCCTGGTGGCGCGGATATTGCCAAGGCTACCGGCGTTAACTTTTTCTCGACTCCTGTCGAACTTGGA CCGAATGGTGTTCAAAAGGCCATAAACATTCTCGACGGTATTACAGATGCTGAGAAAAAGCTCCTTGATACGGCTATCAAGGGTCTCAAGGGCAACATTGACAAGGGCGTCGAATTCGCTCAGAGTCCCCCACCAAAGTAA
- a CDS encoding DUF2015 domain-containing protein (transcript_id=CADANIAT00007268) yields MAYLFYFLAFLVVICGTALYLTRSRWLPLLPVPDYIYDRLPASFTDDIAAGLTSSEFDLSTNIEHGDQRAGLDAFGKREVLNIMRRQKVDFNEARRIYTEQRFAKNNIGPDGRPRDPKFVSFS; encoded by the exons ATGGCTTATCTCTTCTACTTCCTTGCATTCCTCGTTGTTATTTGCGGCACTG CTCTTTATCTCACTCGTTCGCGATGGCTACCACTTCTTCCCGTCCCTGACTATATATACGATCGTCTACCAGCCAGTTTCACCGACGACATAGCGGCGGGACTCACGTCGTCTGAATTTGACCTCTCAACGAATATTGAGCATGGGGATCAACGGGCCGGATTGGATGCCTTCGGCAAGCGCGAAGTTCTGAATATCATGAGACGCCAAAAGGTTGATTTTAATGAAGCTCGACGGATTTATACAGAGCAGCGGTTTGCCAAGAACAATATTGGCCCTGACGGCCGGCCCAGAGATCCGAAATTCGTATCATTTTCGTGA
- a CDS encoding 60S ribosomal protein L28 (transcript_id=CADANIAT00007267) translates to MAAERSNVSSDLVWQLTRNQNAYLVKRNTHGGVQFSRDPLNVLNKHSFKYAGYSNTKAIGVQATENGGVVTITKKPGTSQQPAKSLAVVTYGPGASNRKIYKGVADRTAKNGYRADLRQEAVSRVSAIRRSQKAKKETPARKPRGAQARKAAEQESA, encoded by the exons ATGGCCGCCGAAAGATCGAACGTTTCCAGCGACCTCGTTTGGCAGCTCACCC GTAACCAAAACGCTTATTTGGTCAAGCGTAACACCCACGGTGGTGTTCAATTCTCGCGCGACCCTCTCAATGTGCTGAACAAACACTCTTTCAAG TACGCTGGTTACTCCAACACCAAG GCCATTGGCGTCCAGGCCACTGAGAACGGTGGTGTTGTCACCATCACCAAGAAGCCCGGCACCTCCCAGCAGCCTGCTAAGAGCCTGGCTGTTGTGACCTACGGCCCTGGAGCTTCCAACCGCAA AATCTACAAGGGTGTCGCTGACCGGACTGCTAAGAATGGCTACCGTGCTGACCTCCGTCAAGAGGCTGTTTCCCGTGTGAGCGCTATCCGCCGCTCccagaaggccaagaaggagacCCCTGCCAGGAAGCCTCGCGGTGCTCAAGCCAGGAAGGCTGCCGAGCAGGAGTCCGCGTGA
- a CDS encoding trafficking protein particle complex subunit (transcript_id=CADANIAT00007265) — MSFDAAGIHPIPSNSQDRLLSASCLDFLLIELVPMAERIAKDLAADERLLDDEETKETAFSRLESLGYRVGQGLAERFSRDRPRFTDNLDVIKFLCKDLWMTLFKKQIDNLKTNHRGVYVLTDNSFRPFAKMSMSSRNEALSRAQAYLWFPCGVIRGALSNLGIHTTVQAETTELPGATFQVKTINK, encoded by the exons ATGTCATTCGATGCGGCCGGCATCCACCCAATCCCGTCCAACTCCCaagaccgactcctcagcGCATCATGTCTAgatttcctcctcatcgAGCTGGTCCCGATGGCAGAACGAATAGCGAAAGATCTCGCAGCAGATGAAAGATTActggacgacgaagaaacgAAAGAAACGGCGTTTTCCCGCCTCGAGTCCCTGGGCTATAGAGTCGGGCAAGGTCTTGCGGAAAG GTTCTCCCGGGATCGACCGCGATTCACAGATAACTTGGATGTCATCAAATTCCTGTGCAAGGACTTATGGATGACATTGTTCAAGAAGCAAATCGATAATTTAAAAACAAATCATCGC GGGGTTTATGTTTTGACAGACAATTCCTTCCGTCCTTTCGCGAAAATGAGCATGTCCTCAAGGAACGAGGCACTATCCAGGGCGCAAGCG TATCTCTGGTTTCCTTGTGGTGTCATTCGTGGTGCATTATCAAACTTGGGCATTCATACGACTGTCCAGGCGGAAACCACGGAACTTCCTGGGGCCACCTTCCAGGTAAAGACAATCAACAAATAG